The following DNA comes from Maylandia zebra isolate NMK-2024a linkage group LG6, Mzebra_GT3a, whole genome shotgun sequence.
CTCCGGATCGATTACTGCAACTCTCTTCTTTTTGATCTTAGTCAAAAATCTATCCATCAGCTTCAGcgtgtccagaactctgctgctcgtaTCATCACCAGGACTCCTTCTATGCACCACATCACTCCTGCTctgcagcagcttcactggCTTCCAGTTAAATACCGCATCAATTTCAAGATACACATTCAAGGCTACCCATCATCTCTCGCCTtcatacctctctgacctggtTCAGCTCACCATCCCTTCTCCGTGTCTcacatcctcctcctctctttctctttccgtCCCTTCCCCCAGCTAGCCACCGTGGGGCCCCCATCATCCCTTCCTCCTGAGATAAGAAACATCACTTCCCTCCCTCTTTTTAAGTCCAGACTCAAAACTCACCTTTTCACATTAGCCTATTCCACATACATTTGTCCATCCTGctactttaatttattttatttatttgctcaaCGTTTTATCCTTATTATGTTTGTTCCTGTTATTGCttgtgtacagtgtccttgactgtttttaaaggcactttgataaataaaatgtattattattattagatggAGCACAGGATGAGACATATCTGCAGTCTGAGAATAAAAGCCTGCAAAGTTAAAATTATAATTAAATAACTGTTAAGTCTGGATTGTTCAGAAATATCAAAGTGTGACAACAACCACGAGTCTACAGTGACCTCTGCTTATCCTTACCAGGGTTTCAGCGGGGCTGGACCCTATCCAAGACGAGATACCCCCTGTACAGGTCCACAGACACTTATGTGAATTTCAGAATCATCGTTAATCCCactgtggactgtgggaggaatcTGGAGTACCCAAATATTCCCTTTGAATTCAGGTAAAATTGAAgtttccttcaaaataaaaaaaaaaactaattcacATAGTTTTAAGAATTAAAATCAGCACGAGGCTGTGAGTGTGAGTACACTTAATAACAAAAACCAATCAGTCAGAATCTGAAAATAAACATGAGCAAAACCACAGAGTCACCAGTGAAAATGTTCCTCACACAGGATCAGACCAGATTTCTAGTTCGTGTGATCGACAGCAGTGATCAGCAGAGGTGCAGAGTTTTTACCATCATCACTAGTACAAGGACAAAAGTACGGGAAGAGCTTCTCTGTGAAGGAGCAGCCAGTGAACGAGtagatcagagctgcagcatctACGTCATAGAAGGAGACCAGACCCTCCTCATAGTCCACAAACACCCCCACCTTCTCAGGACCAGACCGGAGACAGAGACGGACCGGAGGGGCGGCACAAGCACTGTACTCACTTCCATTTCTCAGACAAACAGTCCAGAGACCGTTCTGAGGAATCAGTCTGATGTTTCCCTTCCTGTTGATCGACTCTGTGGACACTCCTAAGTCCCAGTCAGTCTTTCCTTTAACCTGAACCTCAAAGTAAAATCTGCCTGAAGAGAAACTCTGCTCtgctaaaacacaaacacactgagaaaaTCTCTCTGGGTTGTCCGGAAGTTTCTTCCTCACATCACCATGATTCACTTGTTTTCCATCGTCAGACAGGATGAGATAAGGATTTGCTGTATCAGGATCCAGAGTCACGTCCACTGCATCCTGCTGGACCCTCTTCAGCTCTGCAGCCTCAAACAGCTTCTTCATGTCTTTCCTGAGTGTCTCCACAGCTCTCCCCACGGTCCCCTCATATGATGGTGGACGGACTCTGACCTCTGTCCAGTCCTTGGTGGGTGGAGCAGCTTTCAGGGAGGAGAAGctctggaggaggtggaggtggtcttcAGAGCGtgagagctgctccacctcAGAGCTTCTCTCCATCAGCTCAGAGATTTCCTGTTCCAGATCTTTGATGAGACCTTCAGCCTGTTTCTCTGTAGTTTCCTGTTTGTCTTCGATCTCCTTTATGAGCTCCTTCAGGCGTCTCTCAACAGACTCCATCAGAGCCGTGAGGACCTGAACACcttctgctttctgtctgtctgcaacATCTTTCCTCATCTTCACCGACTCTTTGATCTCCTGAATCTTCAGTCGTCTCTTCTGGATCATCTGCTGAATCTCAGCCTCTGTCTTCTCCAGCTCTGCCTTCTTTCCTTCGTATTCTTCTCTCAGAGGAACAACTTCATGAGCCTTGTGATCTAAAACAGAGCAGAGCATGCAGACACATGTCTGGTCGGTCTTACAGAACAGCTCCAGATGTTTATCGTGCTTCCTACACATCCTGCTTTCCAGGTTCTCCACAGGCTCAATCAGCTGATGTCTTTTCAGACTTGTAGCTGTCAGATGAGGCTCCAGGTGAGTCTGACAGTAGGAGGTCAGACACACCAGGCAGGACTTCAGGGCCTTCAGTCTGGTTCCAGTGCAGACGTCACAGGGAACTTCTGCTTTCTGCTGAGCTTCACGTCTCTGAGCAACCATCTCAGACAGCAAAGTGTTCACCCTCAGCTGAGGTCTATTGGGAAACGCCTTTTTACATACTGTACACTGACATGGAAAATTAATATCCCAGTGCTGAGTGATGCACTTTTTGCAGAAGTTGTGTCCACAAGGTGTGGTGACCGGATCAGTGAACACATCTGGACAGATGGGGCACAGAAGCTCATCGTCAGACAGCAGATTGGTGGCAGCAGACATGTCTGCAGTCTGAGAACAGAAGTCAAAGTTAATATTGTAAGCAAATAATTGTTGTTTAGAAATATGAAAGTGTGACAACAACCATAAGTTCAAGCAGTGACCTCCAGATATTCACTTCAATTTTAAATTcacttttattcatatagcaacAGCAGCTGTATACTGTAACGAGCCTGCAGTGATTCAGAGAAATCAAAAGGTGACCCCCTACaaacaagcacttggtgacagtgggaaggaaaaactcccttttaacaggcagaggcagaaccaggctctgccatgttggcttctcttcactggttccctgttaaatccatTCAGGCCAATGAAAAGACTTTCGGTCTGCCTCATAGTAATTCTGGCAAACCATCAGGCGACTCCGGAGGGGAAAGCCCAAGGTGGGGTCCTAACCCTAACTCTTCAACAGGTGGTCGAAGACATACTTTGAGGACCTCCCGAATGCCACTGATTGATCCTCTATGAggcaggggctgggaattaCTCAACCATCTCGGAGGGTGAGGTCACCGGCGCAGTGAAACAACTCTTTGGAGGCCAGGCTCCTGGGCTGGATGAGGATCGCCCCAAGCTCCTGAAGGGCCTGGATGTTGTAGGCGTGTCATTGTTGACACACTATGATACTTTCAGTGGAGATGTGGGGTGGTGCCTCTGGATTGGCAGACTGTGATGGTTgttctttaagaagggggatcGGACAGTGTCCTTCAACTACAGAGGGATCACACTCCTTAGCCTCCTTGGGAGGCTAGCGTACTGGAAAGTAGAGTTTGTGCATTTATAGTTTAACCTCAGACACACAAGGAACAATGCAGATATCATCCTCAGTTCAAGTGTGTGAGAGTTTGTCCATCTAGTCTACAACTGTGGAATTGGAGACGACATACAGCGACATCCCTCAGAGGCTGGGGGTGCTTTGAGACCGTCTCATAGTCTTCAGCCTCTCCCATAGTCAAGAACTCTGGGCAGCAACTGAAAGACAACGACTGTAGACACAAACTACAGAAATGAGCTTTCTCCAAAGGGGGGCTGGTTACTCGCTACTTCTCCACATGAAAAGCAGAGAGCTGTGGTGGTTCAGGCATTCGccaaattcaaaatcctgctcctcacatacaaggtcttaaataatcaggccccatcttatcttaatgaccttgtagtaccatatcagcctattagagcacttcgctctcgctctgcaggcctacttgttgttcctagagtatttaaaagtagaatgggagggagagccttcagttttcaggcccctcttctgtggaaccagcttccagtttggattcaggagacagacactatctctactttcaagattaggcttcaaactttcctttttgctaaagcatatagttagggctggaccaggtgaccctgaatcctcccttagttatgctgcaatagacgtaggctgccggggggcCTGTGGTTTATATGCCACTCTGCATTtcagttattattcatctctggctctcccacagtgtgtcttGGTGCTCACTTCCTCCCCTCAACCCTAACCCGCGGTTAAAAGTGAGtatttccttcccactgttgccaaattgggttttctctgtattatcacATGACCATGATATAGGCACCTTGTCGTGATCTGTGAAGTGAACTTCCTGTCATGCATCCCATAAATGGCTTCAAAAGTGTGTTGGTTTGACAGGCATGTGACCAAACACGTGTTTTGACTGTTGCAGGCAAACATACCGTCAGCTCAGGTAAAACAGTTTAATCTTCACTTTTTACTAATTATATGAGGTTTTTATCTTTTACGTCTCAGACTGAGTGAAAATTGACATTTTCTTATTTGCTCATTTGAAATTTGACCTCAGTCTGTATCTTGTACTCTGTTTTTTCATTTGGTTGGTGCATTCACAGCTTTAACATACTTTGAAAACCCAGTGTTCAGATTTTGTACCTGATAAGCTGACAAATGTAAAAGTCAGTGTAGTGCCACCACTGAAGACCTGAACATCATCTTACTCACTGCAGCAAGAACAAAGCTGCCCTCTCTGAATGAGTCTGACAGCTACAATCAGAGCACGCTCTACAAAGCTGTTGGTTTAATCCCCAACCTGAAACATTGAGTTTACAAACCGCTGCACTCACCAGTATCTGAGTCAGGTGTTGACAAAGACTCGTGTTTGAAGATGAAATGGTTTCAACTAAAGCTTCCGTTACTCTGAGAAGCTTCATCCGCCCTGACAAACACTTCCTGCTGTTTTTTGTCAGGTTTCCTTTGGTAGGTTTGCACTGATCACAGCTGCACACCTGAAACAAGACGAGCTTCAGACGCAGGCCCTTCTttagtctgacagcagcagttttcacaGGTTTCACTCGGTGAGCAGAAACAAGCTGCTGCTCTGGTCTTTGAGAGTTCACTGCAAAAACATGAAGTTTAAACAGGAAACATCCGATTTAACAGATTTATTTAACTCTCATGGGTGCAGGAGGTCAGAGGTGTCTTTGGTTTGCCCCGTCGCATGTTTAGCCTCCATGAGGAGCGATCCTACCTGGAAGACCAGCCCCACAGCGCCTCCGTGTGGGAGTAATGTGAAACAGCTCTAAATGAGAAGAAGGTTTTTGGTAGCCCTGTTTCTCGTGGCTGTACTGATCTTTAGATGTGAGCGTGCAGCTGCTCCACGAGCTTCTATCTGAAACGTCGCATTTCTGTCTCCTGTGGCGATGAAGCTGCGAAGGctcaaaaatgctgcagcaacgATGTGGATTAAACATAATTTGATGGTCCACAGAAAATAATTATGATAAAAGAACATTGTATTacttcattaaatatgcaaagtTAGGATTTCTCCCAATGTGTGAACTGCTGGAGGAGGtcagaggttaaaggtcagagCGGTGTctcagtctggttttaaagctCTAACAGAAAATGACCTTTTATTGACGACAGACGATCGACCAATAAAAAGCTGCAgcaggaaaaacaagaaaactgatattttcatttccatcatCATTTAAACGCAGGAGCACGCAGCTCTCCTCCAATCAGGAGTCAGCATAAGGCCAAACCTTTTTCTTACCACAtttgtaatcagattacattttACAGTCCACGTTTCAAACACTGAACATCAGCGCAGCCACCGTCCTGCAGCAGGAAGTTTATGAACCATCACAACATCACTgatgtcagtgatgcagcacagcTGGTGGAAGGAAACATGCAGATGTTCACAGATGTTCAACTTCTGTAGATGAGGAAATATCCAAGTAATTTAATGTAACTGAATATTGAATCTTCCATATTTAATATCTAAGTTTATTCCTTTATGTGTTTATAATCCTGGAAAAttaaatcatgcaaataaacattttcagcttcagGCAagctcacagaaacacagactgtatatcaaagatggatgtagcttctGGTGATGTATCGAATGCAATCGTTAAATTACGAGACAAGTTTAATAAATATGGAGGACCAAGAAAGTCTAAACATTTCATGAGTTAATAATTAATTGGGGCAATAAAATATGCATTAGTAATTCCAATTAtaaattattatctaaataaAGTAATTAAGGAACTATTAAAAGCTGAAAGGAAAAtggatttacatttaaaaaaaaaaatcaaatcactcaaaaatctttgttaaaaatattattttgaaaatttaaaaacaggtttttcaaaataaaggagaATCAAGTGAATGGATGAAGATTAATCTCTATGATTCGTCCTTTTCAAATCCACGTCCTTCCCGTTAGCTGCTGGATCACATCTGGGATGAACTCTTTTGGTCTTTGGAGGGAAATCGCCGTAAGAACGAGTCGCGTTTCAGAGCGTCGGCTCCCTTTTATTCCCCTCGCTGTTAACAGTAACGTCGTCATGTACAGAAACATCACATGATTATTTAAAGCATGGCTATGATTTTCCACGTTGCATAAAACGGCCTCGTCGTAACAGGATCAGCTGCTACTTCACTCctggaaacacagactgtataaCAAAGATGGACAACAGAGTGGCGAACCGTTCCAgtacagctgtgatgtcacccACCTTTATTTACACTCAGACAGGAGGATGGTAAACCACAGCTGTGTGTCATTGCTCCGCCCACTTCCTCACTCCGCCCACAGCGTGAGGCTGGAGGGGCTTCCCCGAACAGTCCTCCGTACGCGGAGGCTCAGCGTGTCCCGTGGAATCAAACACACAGATCACAGAAAGACAAACCCACCAACCCCGACCAAACAAGC
Coding sequences within:
- the LOC101469958 gene encoding E3 ubiquitin-protein ligase TRIM21 isoform X1 produces the protein MKLLRVTEALVETISSSNTSLCQHLTQILTADMSAATNLLSDDELLCPICPDVFTDPVTTPCGHNFCKKCITQHWDINFPCQCTVCKKAFPNRPQLRVNTLLSEMVAQRREAQQKAEVPCDVCTGTRLKALKSCLVCLTSYCQTHLEPHLTATSLKRHQLIEPVENLESRMCRKHDKHLELFCKTDQTCVCMLCSVLDHKAHEVVPLREEYEGKKAELEKTEAEIQQMIQKRRLKIQEIKESVKMRKDVADRQKAEGVQVLTALMESVERRLKELIKEIEDKQETTEKQAEGLIKDLEQEISELMERSSEVEQLSRSEDHLHLLQSFSSLKAAPPTKDWTEVRVRPPSYEGTVGRAVETLRKDMKKLFEAAELKRVQQDAVDVTLDPDTANPYLILSDDGKQVNHGDVRKKLPDNPERFSQCVCVLAEQSFSSGRFYFEVQVKGKTDWDLGVSTESINRKGNIRLIPQNGLWTVCLRNGSEYSACAAPPVRLCLRSGPEKVGVFVDYEEGLVSFYDVDAAALIYSFTGCSFTEKLFPYFCPCTSDDGKNSAPLLITAVDHTN
- the LOC101469958 gene encoding zinc-binding protein A33 isoform X2 translates to MVAQRREAQQKAEVPCDVCTGTRLKALKSCLVCLTSYCQTHLEPHLTATSLKRHQLIEPVENLESRMCRKHDKHLELFCKTDQTCVCMLCSVLDHKAHEVVPLREEYEGKKAELEKTEAEIQQMIQKRRLKIQEIKESVKMRKDVADRQKAEGVQVLTALMESVERRLKELIKEIEDKQETTEKQAEGLIKDLEQEISELMERSSEVEQLSRSEDHLHLLQSFSSLKAAPPTKDWTEVRVRPPSYEGTVGRAVETLRKDMKKLFEAAELKRVQQDAVDVTLDPDTANPYLILSDDGKQVNHGDVRKKLPDNPERFSQCVCVLAEQSFSSGRFYFEVQVKGKTDWDLGVSTESINRKGNIRLIPQNGLWTVCLRNGSEYSACAAPPVRLCLRSGPEKVGVFVDYEEGLVSFYDVDAAALIYSFTGCSFTEKLFPYFCPCTSDDGKNSAPLLITAVDHTN